One region of Bradyrhizobium betae genomic DNA includes:
- a CDS encoding Lrp/AsnC family transcriptional regulator yields MSACLDRIDLKMLRLLQNNGRLSNAELAETVAISPATCHRRTQRLFEDGFIAAVRAMVAPKKVAKGTLVMVGVVLDRSTPESFAAFEQAIARLKFVLDCHLVAGDFDYFLKIRVGDMEDFNRIHGELLIALPGVRQTRTFFVMKEVVDNAPLEF; encoded by the coding sequence ATGTCCGCCTGCCTCGACCGCATCGACCTCAAGATGTTGAGATTGCTGCAAAATAACGGCCGGCTCAGCAACGCCGAGCTGGCTGAAACCGTCGCCATCAGCCCCGCCACCTGCCATCGCCGCACCCAGCGCCTGTTCGAAGACGGCTTCATCGCCGCCGTCCGGGCGATGGTGGCGCCGAAGAAGGTGGCCAAGGGCACGCTGGTGATGGTCGGCGTCGTGCTCGACCGCTCGACGCCGGAGAGCTTTGCGGCCTTCGAGCAGGCGATCGCCAGGCTGAAATTCGTGCTCGACTGCCACCTCGTTGCTGGCGATTTCGACTATTTCCTCAAGATCCGCGTCGGCGACATGGAGGATTTCAACCGTATCCACGGCGAGCTGCTGATCGCGCTGCCCGGCGTGCGCCAGACCCGCACCTTTTTCGTGATGAAGGAAGTCGTCGACAACGCACCACTGGAATTCTGA
- the phaR gene encoding polyhydroxyalkanoate synthesis repressor PhaR: protein MAKSDQPTTIKKYANRRLYNTGTSTYVTLEDLASMVKDGEDFLVYDAKTGDDITRSVLAQIIFEQENKAGQNLLPTTFLRQLIRFYGDSMQMVVPKYLEQAIASLTQEQEKFRKQIATSLSGTPFAPLEEQVRRNMELFQQTFSMFKPFVPAAGRPATATTEAEPDASAEPAKDTNIDDLRQQMKDMQERLEKMSKKEE from the coding sequence ATGGCGAAATCAGACCAACCCACCACGATCAAGAAATACGCGAACCGCCGGCTCTATAACACCGGAACGAGCACCTACGTGACGCTGGAAGACCTCGCCTCCATGGTCAAGGACGGCGAAGATTTCCTGGTTTACGACGCCAAGACCGGCGACGACATTACCCGCTCCGTGCTCGCCCAGATCATCTTCGAGCAGGAGAACAAGGCCGGCCAGAACCTGCTCCCGACCACCTTCCTGCGCCAGCTGATCCGCTTCTACGGCGACAGCATGCAGATGGTGGTGCCGAAATATCTGGAGCAGGCCATCGCGTCGCTGACCCAGGAGCAGGAGAAGTTCCGCAAGCAGATCGCCACCTCACTCTCCGGAACCCCGTTCGCGCCGCTGGAAGAACAGGTCCGCCGCAACATGGAGCTGTTCCAGCAGACCTTCTCGATGTTCAAGCCGTTTGTCCCCGCCGCGGGCCGTCCGGCGACGGCGACCACGGAGGCCGAGCCCGATGCGAGCGCTGAGCCGGCCAAGGACACCAACATCGACGATCTGCGCCAGCAGATGAAGGACATGCAGGAACGCCTCGAGAAGATGTCGAAGAAGGAAGAGTAG
- a CDS encoding PLP-dependent cysteine synthase family protein produces MQPLPFRPHDPATPAYRRGWVDEAVAAIEADQCRTADTHLIRLFVPALSGIDLYLKDESTHPTGSLKHRLARSLFLYALCNGHIREGTPVVEASSGSTAVSEAYFAEMIGVPFYAVMPRTTSEEKIAAIKHYGGNCHLIDDGRALYAEAAKLAARLGGHYMDQFTFAERATDWRGNNNIAESIFTQLKGERRPLPDWIVMGAGTGGTSATIGRYLRYRQYPTRLCVADVENSAFFDCFRSQDRSHVCERPSLIEGVGRPRCEPSFVPGVVDRMMKIPDAATIAAMNVLSRRLRRAVGGSTGTNFLALCRLASEMLKANTTGSLVTLICDSGERYRQTYYEASWLAARGLDPAPFEAALASFLDTGQPLALTVEDVVNPQRARSVGA; encoded by the coding sequence ATGCAGCCGCTTCCCTTCCGTCCGCACGATCCCGCCACGCCGGCCTATCGGCGCGGCTGGGTCGACGAGGCCGTGGCCGCGATCGAGGCCGACCAGTGCCGCACCGCCGACACCCATCTGATCCGGCTGTTCGTGCCGGCGCTCTCAGGCATCGACCTTTATCTGAAGGACGAGTCCACACATCCGACCGGCAGCCTGAAGCACCGGCTGGCCCGCTCGCTGTTCCTCTATGCGCTCTGCAACGGTCATATCCGCGAGGGCACGCCCGTCGTGGAGGCGTCGTCAGGATCGACCGCGGTGTCGGAAGCCTATTTCGCGGAGATGATCGGCGTTCCCTTCTACGCCGTCATGCCGCGCACGACTTCGGAGGAGAAGATCGCCGCGATCAAGCACTATGGCGGCAATTGCCATCTGATCGACGACGGTCGCGCGCTCTATGCTGAGGCTGCTAAGCTCGCGGCCCGGCTGGGCGGTCACTACATGGACCAGTTCACCTTCGCCGAGCGCGCCACCGACTGGCGCGGCAACAACAACATCGCCGAATCGATCTTCACGCAATTGAAGGGCGAGCGGCGCCCGCTGCCGGACTGGATCGTGATGGGCGCGGGCACCGGCGGCACCTCGGCGACGATCGGCCGCTATCTGCGCTATCGCCAGTATCCGACCCGGCTGTGCGTTGCCGATGTCGAGAACTCCGCCTTTTTCGACTGCTTCCGCTCGCAGGACCGCTCCCATGTTTGCGAGCGCCCTTCGCTGATCGAAGGTGTCGGCCGCCCCCGCTGCGAGCCGTCCTTCGTGCCGGGCGTGGTCGACCGCATGATGAAGATCCCGGATGCGGCGACGATCGCAGCGATGAACGTGCTGTCGCGCCGGCTGCGCCGCGCGGTCGGCGGTTCGACCGGCACCAATTTCCTGGCGTTGTGCCGACTGGCCTCCGAGATGCTCAAGGCCAACACGACGGGATCGCTGGTGACGCTGATCTGTGATTCCGGCGAGCGCTACCGGCAAACCTATTATGAAGCCTCCTGGCTCGCCGCGCGCGGTCTCGATCCGGCGCCGTTCGAGGCGGCGCTGGCGTCGTTCCTCGACACAGGACAGCCCTTGGCACTCACGGTCGAAGACGTCGTCAATCCGCAGAGAGCACGAAGCGTTGGGGCCTGA
- a CDS encoding 1-aminocyclopropane-1-carboxylate deaminase codes for MLDKFARYPLTFGPTPIEKLERLSKHLGGNVEIYAKREDCNSGLAYGGNKLRKLEYIIPDAIASNADTLVSIGGVQSNHTRMIAAVAAKIGMKCRLVQEAWVPHEDAVYDRVGNIMLSRIMGADVRLVDDGFDIGIRKSWEQAIDEVKAAGGKPYAIPAGASVHKFGGLGYVGFAEEVRKQEADLGFKFDYIIVCTVTGSTHAGMLVGFAADGRARKVIGIDASFTPAQTKSQVLEIAQNTAKLVELGQELFADDVVLIEDYAYPAYGVPSEETKDAIRLTARLEGMITDPVYEGKSMQGLIDLAQKGYFEKGAKILYAHLGGAPALNGYAYAFRNG; via the coding sequence ATACTGGACAAATTCGCGCGCTATCCGCTGACCTTCGGCCCGACGCCCATCGAGAAGCTGGAGCGGCTGTCGAAGCATCTCGGCGGCAATGTCGAGATCTACGCCAAGCGCGAGGACTGCAATTCCGGCCTCGCCTATGGCGGCAACAAGCTGCGCAAGCTCGAATACATCATCCCCGACGCGATCGCCTCCAACGCCGACACGCTGGTCTCGATCGGCGGCGTGCAATCCAACCACACCCGCATGATCGCGGCGGTCGCCGCCAAGATCGGCATGAAGTGCCGCCTGGTGCAGGAAGCCTGGGTGCCGCACGAGGACGCCGTCTATGACCGCGTCGGCAACATCATGCTCTCGCGCATCATGGGCGCCGACGTTCGCCTTGTCGACGACGGCTTCGACATCGGCATCCGCAAGAGCTGGGAACAGGCGATCGACGAGGTGAAGGCGGCTGGCGGCAAGCCCTACGCAATTCCCGCCGGCGCCTCCGTGCACAAATTTGGCGGGCTTGGCTATGTCGGCTTCGCCGAGGAAGTGCGCAAGCAGGAAGCCGATCTCGGCTTCAAGTTCGACTACATCATCGTCTGCACCGTTACCGGCTCCACCCATGCCGGCATGCTGGTCGGCTTCGCCGCCGATGGCCGCGCGCGAAAAGTGATCGGCATCGATGCGTCCTTCACGCCGGCGCAGACCAAATCCCAGGTGCTCGAGATCGCACAGAACACGGCCAAGCTGGTCGAGCTCGGCCAGGAGCTCTTCGCCGACGACGTCGTGCTGATCGAGGACTATGCCTATCCCGCCTATGGCGTGCCGTCGGAAGAAACCAAGGACGCGATCCGCCTCACCGCGCGGCTGGAGGGCATGATCACCGACCCCGTCTATGAGGGCAAATCGATGCAGGGCCTGATCGACCTCGCGCAGAAGGGCTATTTCGAGAAGGGCGCGAAGATCTTGTACGCCCATCTCGGCGGCGCACCGGCGCTGAACGGATATGCGTATGCGTTCCGGAACGGGTGA
- a CDS encoding acetyl-CoA C-acetyltransferase, with amino-acid sequence MSDDVVIVSAARTPVGSFNGAFATLPAHDLGAIAIKAALERGGIEPGRVSEVIMGQILTAAQGQNPARQASIGAGIPVESPAWGVNQLCGSGLRTVALGYQALLNGDSEIVVAGGQESMSMAPHAQYLRGGVKMGPVEFVDTMIKDGLWDAFNGYHMGNTAENVARQWQITRAQQDEFAVASQQKAEAAQKAGKFNDEIVPVTIKTRKGDIVVSADEYPRHGATLEGMAKLKPAFEKDGTVTAGSASGINDGAAAVVLMTAKQAAKEGKKPLARIVSWAQAGVDPKIMGSGPIPASRAALKKAGWSVGDLDLIEANEAFAAQACAVNKDLGWDTAKVNVNGGAIAIGHPVGASGARVLVTLLHEMQKRDAKKGLATLCIGGGMGIAMCLARD; translated from the coding sequence ATGTCAGACGATGTCGTCATCGTCAGCGCCGCCCGCACCCCGGTCGGAAGCTTCAACGGAGCGTTCGCGACCCTCCCCGCCCACGATCTCGGCGCGATCGCCATCAAGGCCGCGCTGGAGCGCGGTGGCATCGAGCCCGGCCGGGTCTCGGAAGTCATCATGGGCCAGATCCTGACCGCTGCTCAGGGCCAGAACCCGGCCCGCCAGGCCTCGATCGGCGCCGGTATTCCGGTGGAGAGCCCGGCTTGGGGCGTCAACCAGCTTTGCGGCTCGGGCCTGCGTACGGTCGCGCTCGGTTATCAGGCACTGCTCAATGGTGATTCCGAGATCGTCGTTGCCGGCGGCCAGGAATCCATGAGCATGGCTCCGCATGCCCAGTATCTGCGTGGCGGCGTCAAGATGGGCCCGGTCGAGTTCGTCGACACCATGATCAAGGACGGGCTGTGGGATGCCTTCAACGGCTACCACATGGGCAACACCGCCGAGAACGTCGCCCGGCAGTGGCAGATCACCCGCGCCCAGCAGGACGAGTTCGCGGTCGCCTCGCAGCAGAAGGCCGAGGCCGCGCAGAAGGCCGGCAAGTTCAACGACGAGATCGTCCCCGTCACCATCAAGACCCGCAAGGGCGACATCGTCGTCAGCGCCGACGAATATCCGCGCCATGGTGCAACGCTCGAGGGGATGGCGAAGCTGAAGCCCGCCTTCGAAAAGGACGGCACGGTCACCGCGGGTTCGGCGTCCGGCATCAATGACGGCGCCGCCGCCGTGGTGCTGATGACCGCCAAGCAGGCCGCCAAGGAAGGCAAGAAGCCGCTCGCGCGCATCGTGTCGTGGGCGCAGGCTGGCGTCGATCCGAAGATCATGGGCTCGGGCCCGATCCCGGCCTCGCGCGCCGCGCTGAAGAAGGCCGGCTGGAGCGTCGGCGATCTCGACCTGATCGAGGCCAACGAGGCCTTCGCGGCGCAGGCCTGCGCCGTCAACAAGGACCTCGGCTGGGACACCGCCAAGGTCAACGTCAACGGCGGCGCGATCGCGATCGGCCATCCGGTCGGTGCGTCCGGTGCGCGCGTGCTGGTGACGCTGCTGCACGAGATGCAGAAGCGCGATGCCAAGAAGGGCCTCGCCACGCTGTGCATCGGCGGCGGCATGGGCATCGCGATGTGTCTGGCGCGTGACTGA
- the phbB gene encoding acetoacetyl-CoA reductase → MARVALVTGGTRGIGAAISKALKAAGYKVAASYAGNDAAAEKFKAETGIAVYKWDVSNFEACAEGVKKVETDLGPIEVLVNNAGITRDTAFHKMTLEQWNAVINTNLGSLFNMTRPVIEGMRARKFGRIISISSINGQKGQFGQVNYSAAKAGDIGFTKALALENAKGGITVNAICPGYINTEMVQAVPKDVLEKNVIPQIPVNRLGEPEEIARAVVFLAADEAGFITGSTMTINGGQYQA, encoded by the coding sequence ATGGCACGTGTTGCGTTGGTGACGGGTGGTACGCGGGGCATCGGAGCTGCGATCAGCAAGGCGCTGAAGGCGGCCGGCTATAAGGTCGCTGCAAGCTATGCCGGCAACGATGCCGCGGCGGAGAAGTTCAAGGCCGAGACCGGCATCGCCGTCTACAAATGGGACGTCAGCAATTTCGAGGCCTGTGCCGAGGGCGTGAAGAAAGTCGAGACCGATCTCGGGCCGATCGAGGTGCTCGTCAACAATGCCGGCATCACCCGCGACACCGCTTTCCACAAGATGACGCTCGAGCAATGGAACGCCGTCATCAACACCAATCTCGGCTCGCTGTTCAACATGACGCGCCCGGTGATCGAGGGCATGCGCGCGCGCAAGTTCGGCCGCATCATCTCGATCTCGTCGATCAACGGCCAGAAGGGGCAGTTCGGTCAGGTCAATTACTCCGCGGCAAAGGCCGGCGACATCGGCTTCACCAAGGCGCTGGCGCTCGAGAACGCCAAGGGTGGCATCACCGTCAACGCGATCTGCCCGGGCTACATCAACACCGAAATGGTGCAGGCGGTGCCGAAGGACGTCCTGGAGAAGAACGTGATCCCGCAGATTCCGGTCAACCGTCTCGGTGAGCCCGAGGAGATCGCCCGCGCGGTCGTGTTCCTCGCGGCCGACGAAGCCGGTTTCATCACGGGATCGACGATGACCATCAATGGCGGCCAATATCAGGCCTGA
- a CDS encoding alpha/beta hydrolase codes for MPLDPLAKRLLTMMAAAAPHARSRPSVEARRQSLAKLMQFARADAGDVTTSDGMLPGPCGELPYRLYSPASAGERAPGFVFFHGGGLVAGSIATHDRIAAALAHVTGCRLVSVDYRLAPEHKFPAAADDAIAATEWVARQAPSLGIDAGRLVIGGDSAGATLAAIVCQEAAQSAGLSIVAQCLICPVLDFEETSPSREAFAEGHLIDRATIEADLADYLPEGIDAADPRISPLRATRLAGLPTAIIHTAEFDPMRDEGNAYARKLLAAGVAVEHVCHDGMVHNFHAMGAILPQAQLVLSQIGEQVRRAVER; via the coding sequence ATGCCGCTCGATCCGCTCGCAAAGCGTTTGTTGACCATGATGGCTGCGGCTGCGCCGCATGCACGGAGTCGGCCGAGTGTGGAGGCGCGGCGGCAGTCGCTCGCCAAGCTGATGCAGTTTGCGCGCGCTGATGCGGGAGATGTGACGACGTCCGACGGCATGCTGCCCGGCCCCTGCGGCGAGCTGCCTTATCGGCTCTATTCACCCGCGTCTGCCGGCGAGCGTGCACCGGGCTTCGTGTTCTTTCATGGCGGCGGTCTCGTTGCCGGAAGCATCGCCACGCACGACCGCATTGCGGCGGCGCTGGCGCATGTGACCGGCTGCCGCCTCGTTTCGGTCGACTACCGGCTCGCGCCCGAGCACAAATTCCCGGCCGCCGCCGACGATGCGATCGCCGCTACCGAATGGGTGGCGCGGCAGGCCCCGTCGCTCGGCATCGATGCCGGGCGTCTGGTGATCGGCGGCGATTCCGCCGGCGCCACGCTCGCCGCGATCGTGTGTCAGGAGGCGGCGCAGAGCGCCGGCCTCTCCATCGTCGCGCAATGCCTGATCTGCCCGGTGCTGGATTTCGAGGAGACCTCGCCGTCGCGCGAGGCCTTTGCCGAGGGCCATCTGATCGATCGCGCCACGATCGAGGCGGATCTCGCCGACTATCTGCCTGAAGGAATCGATGCCGCCGATCCCCGCATCTCGCCCTTGCGCGCGACTCGGCTCGCGGGCCTGCCGACCGCAATCATCCACACCGCCGAATTCGATCCGATGCGCGACGAGGGCAATGCCTATGCCCGCAAGCTGCTCGCCGCGGGCGTCGCGGTCGAGCACGTCTGCCATGACGGCATGGTCCACAACTTCCACGCCATGGGCGCGATCCTGCCGCAGGCGCAGCTCGTGCTGTCGCAGATCGGCGAGCAGGTCAGGCGGGCGGTGGAGAGGTGA
- a CDS encoding class I SAM-dependent methyltransferase, which yields MSDRSSHWNNVYATKGEAEVSWFQDSPTISIEMIRAANPDHGAAVIDIGGGTSRLVDSLLQAGYRNVAVLDLSANALDAARKRIGPTASLVDWIVADATTWRPARTYDVWHDRAAFHFLIDPCDRAAYVDRLRSAVAPGGQVIIATFAPDGPEKCSGLPVQRHDSASLAAELGPEFEPVETRSETHHTPWDSTQAFQFSRFRRRG from the coding sequence ATGTCCGACCGCAGCTCACACTGGAACAATGTCTACGCCACCAAAGGCGAGGCCGAGGTCAGCTGGTTTCAGGACAGCCCGACGATCTCGATCGAGATGATCCGCGCTGCAAATCCGGATCATGGCGCGGCCGTCATCGATATCGGTGGCGGTACATCCCGGCTGGTCGATTCGCTCCTGCAGGCCGGATATCGCAATGTCGCCGTGCTGGATCTCTCAGCCAACGCGCTTGATGCAGCGAGGAAACGCATCGGTCCGACCGCTTCACTGGTCGACTGGATCGTTGCCGACGCCACGACATGGCGGCCGGCCAGGACCTACGATGTCTGGCACGACCGCGCGGCGTTTCATTTCCTGATCGATCCGTGCGACAGAGCGGCTTACGTCGACCGTCTGCGGTCGGCCGTTGCACCTGGCGGCCAGGTCATCATCGCGACGTTCGCGCCCGACGGCCCGGAGAAATGCAGCGGACTGCCGGTGCAGCGACATGACAGCGCGAGCCTCGCGGCAGAACTCGGGCCGGAGTTCGAGCCCGTCGAAACGCGGAGCGAGACACATCACACGCCTTGGGATTCGACGCAGGCGTTCCAGTTCAGCCGGTTTCGCAGACGAGGCTAG
- the recQ gene encoding DNA helicase RecQ encodes MSASSTAPLPAPSNGRDALSVLHSVFGLPGFRGAQGEIIRHVTDGGNCLVLMPTGGGKSLCYQLPSLLREGCGIVVSPLIALMRDQVAGLLEAGVNAAALNSSLTLQEASDIERRLISGDLDLLYVAPERLVTPRCLSMLAQAKVALFAIDEAHCVSQWGHDFRPEYVGLSVIAERFPDVPRIALTATADDLTRKEIVERLQLGGSPQFVSSFDRPNIRYEIVDKRNAVSQLKEFIRERHAGDAGVVYCLSRNRVEEVAAALADAGIAALPYHAGLDGSVRSRNQDRFLNEDGIVIVATIAFGMGIDKPDVRFVAHLDLPKSIEAYYQETGRAGRDGKPSAVWMAYGLSDIVQQRRMIDESTASDDFKRVSIGKLDALVGLAETAQCRRKRLLGYFGETFEGTNCGNCDNCLTPPQMRDGKVLAQKLLSCAYRTGQRFGAMHLIDVLIGRLTEKVTQFGHDKLSVFGVGRELNEKQWRTVLRQLVAMGHLQSDSEAFGALKLTDSARGVLRGETEVWLREEAPGTRVRSSRTKSRRGDLAPAANAPQGDVDPELRARLRSWRSDIARERGVPAYVVLHDATIDGIVRAWPTTLDELRNVPGIGDKKLEHYGDELLQIVRTR; translated from the coding sequence ATGTCCGCTTCCTCCACCGCTCCGCTGCCTGCGCCGTCCAACGGCCGCGATGCGCTGTCGGTGCTGCATTCGGTGTTCGGCTTGCCGGGGTTCCGCGGTGCGCAGGGCGAGATCATCCGGCATGTCACGGATGGCGGCAATTGCCTGGTCCTGATGCCGACCGGCGGCGGCAAGTCGCTGTGCTACCAACTCCCCTCATTGCTGCGCGAAGGCTGCGGCATCGTGGTGTCGCCGCTGATCGCGCTGATGCGCGACCAGGTCGCGGGCCTGCTCGAGGCCGGCGTCAATGCCGCGGCGCTGAACTCGTCGCTGACGCTGCAGGAAGCTTCCGACATCGAGCGGCGCCTGATCTCGGGCGATCTCGACCTGCTCTATGTCGCGCCGGAACGGCTGGTGACGCCGCGCTGCCTGTCGATGCTGGCGCAGGCCAAGGTGGCGCTGTTCGCGATCGACGAGGCGCATTGCGTCTCGCAATGGGGCCACGACTTCCGCCCCGAATATGTCGGCCTCTCCGTCATCGCCGAGCGCTTTCCTGATGTCCCGCGCATCGCGCTGACCGCGACCGCCGACGATTTGACGCGCAAGGAGATCGTCGAGCGGCTTCAGCTCGGCGGTTCGCCGCAATTCGTCTCCAGCTTCGACCGGCCCAATATCCGTTACGAGATCGTCGACAAGCGCAATGCGGTGTCGCAGCTCAAGGAGTTCATCCGGGAACGGCATGCGGGCGATGCCGGCGTGGTCTACTGCCTGTCGCGCAACCGGGTCGAGGAAGTCGCTGCCGCGCTCGCGGATGCCGGCATCGCCGCGCTGCCCTACCACGCCGGGCTCGACGGCAGCGTGCGTTCGCGCAATCAGGACCGCTTCCTCAACGAGGACGGCATCGTCATCGTCGCCACCATCGCCTTCGGCATGGGCATCGACAAGCCGGACGTGCGCTTCGTCGCCCATCTCGACCTGCCCAAGAGCATCGAGGCCTATTATCAGGAGACCGGGCGCGCCGGCCGCGACGGCAAGCCCTCCGCCGTGTGGATGGCCTACGGCCTCTCCGACATCGTGCAGCAGCGCCGCATGATCGACGAGTCCACTGCGTCCGATGATTTCAAGCGCGTCTCGATCGGCAAGCTCGATGCGCTGGTCGGGCTCGCCGAAACCGCGCAGTGCCGGCGCAAGCGGCTGCTCGGCTATTTCGGCGAGACCTTCGAGGGCACAAACTGCGGCAATTGCGACAATTGCCTGACGCCGCCGCAGATGCGCGACGGCAAGGTGCTGGCGCAAAAGCTGCTCTCCTGCGCCTATCGCACCGGGCAGCGGTTCGGCGCGATGCACCTGATCGACGTGTTGATCGGACGCCTGACCGAGAAGGTCACGCAGTTCGGCCACGACAAGCTCTCGGTGTTCGGCGTCGGCCGCGAGCTCAACGAGAAGCAGTGGCGCACCGTGCTGCGGCAATTGGTGGCGATGGGCCATCTGCAGAGCGACAGCGAAGCGTTCGGTGCGCTGAAGCTGACGGATTCCGCGCGCGGGGTGCTGCGCGGCGAGACCGAGGTGTGGCTGCGCGAGGAAGCCCCTGGCACCCGCGTTCGCTCAAGCCGCACGAAATCTCGCCGCGGCGATCTCGCGCCTGCGGCGAATGCGCCGCAGGGCGATGTCGATCCCGAGCTGCGCGCGCGGCTGCGCTCCTGGCGCTCGGACATCGCGCGCGAACGCGGCGTGCCGGCCTATGTCGTGCTGCACGATGCCACCATCGACGGCATCGTCCGGGCCTGGCCGACGACGCTGGACGAGTTACGCAACGTGCCGGGCATCGGCGACAAGAAGCTCGAGCATTACGGCGACGAGCTGCTGCAGATCGTCAGGACGCGGTAG
- a CDS encoding DMT family transporter: protein MTPRTATLIGLTAILMWSLLSVMTVATGKIPAFQLAAMTFAIGGLVGLLTWIGRGDAANSLRQPPVVWIVGVGGLFGYHALYFLALRFAPPAEAGLLNYMWPLLIVLFSSFLPGERLAAHHIIGAVLGLVGTVLLFAGNTSSFAPGQVPGLVAAFIAAFVWAAYSVLSRRLKAVPTDAVAGFCLATAVLAALMHGALEATVWPETTLQWAAVIALGIGPVGAAFYAWDIGMKRGDIRVLGAASYATPLLSTGFLIAAGFAQASANIAVAAILIAGGGLIAAKDMVLRKR, encoded by the coding sequence ATGACCCCGCGCACCGCCACCCTGATTGGATTGACCGCGATCCTGATGTGGTCGCTGCTCTCGGTGATGACGGTCGCGACCGGAAAGATTCCGGCGTTCCAGCTTGCCGCGATGACGTTTGCGATCGGCGGTCTCGTCGGCCTGCTGACCTGGATCGGCCGCGGCGACGCTGCCAACAGCCTGCGCCAGCCGCCCGTCGTCTGGATCGTCGGCGTCGGCGGCCTGTTCGGCTATCACGCCCTGTATTTCCTCGCGCTGCGCTTCGCGCCGCCGGCCGAAGCGGGTCTTCTCAATTACATGTGGCCGTTGTTGATCGTGCTGTTCTCGTCGTTCCTGCCCGGCGAACGGTTGGCCGCGCATCACATCATCGGCGCGGTCCTCGGTCTCGTCGGCACCGTGCTGCTGTTCGCCGGAAATACTTCCAGCTTCGCGCCCGGTCAGGTGCCCGGACTGGTCGCGGCGTTCATCGCCGCGTTCGTCTGGGCCGCCTATTCGGTGCTGTCGCGCCGGCTCAAGGCGGTGCCGACCGACGCGGTTGCGGGCTTTTGTCTTGCCACCGCAGTGCTCGCTGCGCTGATGCATGGTGCGCTTGAAGCCACTGTGTGGCCGGAAACCACGCTGCAATGGGCCGCCGTGATCGCGCTCGGCATCGGTCCCGTCGGTGCTGCCTTCTACGCCTGGGACATCGGCATGAAGCGCGGCGACATCCGCGTGCTCGGCGCCGCCTCCTACGCGACGCCACTGTTGTCGACCGGCTTCCTCATCGCCGCCGGCTTTGCGCAAGCCAGCGCCAACATCGCCGTCGCCGCGATCCTGATCGCTGGCGGCGGCCTGATCGCGGCGAAGGATATGGTGCTGCGGAAGCGGTAA
- a CDS encoding branched-chain amino acid aminotransferase: protein MANIAKPIDYSPSWTFFEGKWHDGNVPIMGPRTHAAWLGSVVFDGARAFEGVAPDLDRHVARANQSAINFGLKPVVDAGTWLTLANEGIARFAANAELYVRPMYWAQNGAGGGVLFDPETTNWCLCIYEAPMPKPVGNAITLSPFRRPTAECAPVEAKAACLYPNNSRALSEAASRGFQNALMLDMLGNVAEFGNSNVFMARDGVVFTPVPNGTFLNGITRQRVINLLRGDGVTVIQTTLRYADFLAADEIFSTGNFAKVAPVIRIDERELKPGPFYTKARKLYWEFAHAVKLAA, encoded by the coding sequence GTGGCCAACATCGCAAAACCCATCGACTATTCGCCGAGCTGGACCTTCTTCGAGGGCAAGTGGCACGACGGCAACGTCCCTATCATGGGGCCGCGCACGCATGCAGCCTGGCTCGGCTCGGTGGTGTTCGACGGCGCGCGCGCGTTCGAAGGCGTTGCGCCCGATCTCGACCGTCACGTCGCCCGCGCCAATCAATCCGCGATCAATTTCGGCCTGAAGCCGGTGGTCGATGCCGGCACCTGGCTCACGCTCGCAAACGAAGGCATTGCGCGCTTTGCTGCGAATGCGGAGCTCTATGTCCGTCCGATGTACTGGGCGCAGAACGGCGCGGGCGGCGGCGTGCTGTTCGACCCCGAGACCACCAATTGGTGCCTGTGCATCTACGAGGCGCCGATGCCGAAGCCCGTCGGCAACGCGATTACGCTGTCGCCGTTTCGCAGGCCCACCGCCGAATGCGCGCCGGTCGAGGCCAAGGCGGCCTGCCTCTATCCGAACAATTCGCGCGCGCTCTCGGAGGCAGCTTCCCGCGGCTTCCAGAATGCGCTGATGCTCGACATGCTCGGCAACGTCGCCGAGTTCGGCAATTCAAACGTGTTCATGGCCAGGGACGGCGTGGTCTTCACGCCGGTGCCGAACGGCACCTTCCTCAACGGCATCACGCGCCAGCGCGTCATCAATCTGCTGCGCGGCGACGGCGTCACCGTGATCCAGACAACGCTGCGCTATGCCGACTTCCTCGCCGCCGACGAGATCTTCTCGACCGGCAATTTTGCCAAGGTCGCGCCGGTGATCCGCATCGACGAGCGCGAGCTGAAACCGGGGCCGTTCTACACCAAAGCGCGCAAGCTCTATTGGGAGTTTGCGCATGCGGTGAAGCTGGCGGCCTGA